A single window of Candidatus Methylomirabilota bacterium DNA harbors:
- a CDS encoding hydrogenase iron-sulfur subunit, producing RQALDAGAAGVYVAACHPEDCQFREGSAWLSARLSGARLPALKDVPSGRVRVGYFSPVEVERFLRELEEFRRGLP from the coding sequence CGCCAGGCCCTCGACGCGGGCGCCGCGGGCGTCTACGTCGCGGCATGCCATCCCGAGGACTGCCAGTTCCGGGAGGGCAGCGCCTGGCTCAGCGCCCGCCTGTCGGGCGCGCGCCTGCCGGCCCTCAAGGACGTACCGTCCGGGCGCGTGCGGGTCGGCTACTTTTCCCCGGTCGAGGTCGAACGCTTCCTCCGCGAGCTCGAGGAGTTCCGGCGGGGACTGCCGTGA
- a CDS encoding TetR/AcrR family transcriptional regulator, with amino-acid sequence MAIEARYDGILTAAADVFGRRGFHQASIREIARAADLSVAGLYHYVGGKEELLFLVLDRALDDLHASLDRALATARTPQTKLLALIRTHLDFGFHHPLELKLINRETELLAEARRAEIGARRNAYVQRGLAILRELDPHGRAGDELLSATNLLLGMLNGIARRPHLTAGDEVGALAASVGALFLHGFLERSAVVDGPPATTRGGGHDG; translated from the coding sequence GTGGCGATCGAGGCGCGGTACGACGGCATCCTGACGGCGGCGGCTGACGTCTTCGGCCGCCGCGGCTTCCACCAGGCCTCGATCCGCGAGATCGCGCGGGCGGCCGACCTCTCGGTGGCCGGGCTCTACCACTACGTGGGAGGCAAGGAGGAATTACTGTTCCTCGTCCTCGACCGCGCGCTCGATGACCTGCACGCGAGCCTGGATCGGGCGCTGGCCACGGCGCGCACACCCCAGACGAAGCTGCTGGCCCTGATCCGCACGCATCTCGACTTCGGCTTCCACCACCCGCTCGAGCTCAAGCTCATCAACCGCGAGACCGAGCTGCTCGCCGAGGCCCGCCGCGCCGAGATCGGCGCCCGGCGTAACGCCTATGTACAGCGTGGCCTGGCCATTCTCCGCGAGCTCGACCCGCATGGCCGGGCCGGCGACGAGCTGCTGTCGGCGACCAACCTGCTGCTCGGCATGCTCAACGGCATCGCTCGGCGTCCTCACCTCACGGCCGGCGACGAGGTGGGAGCGCTCGCTGCCAGCGTGGGTGCCCTCTTCCTCCACGGCTTCCTGGAACGCTCGGCCGTGGTCGACGGCCCACCGGCGACGACCCGGGGAGGCGGACATGACGGTTGA
- a CDS encoding 2-hydroxyacyl-CoA dehydratase: MTVDAIIEHCRAVVAEPLGAVAERWKAAHPGGRAVAVYPVWAPAEVIHAAGMLPLALLGGGTSVELTHADARFQSFVCSIAKSSLELGFQGLVRGVDGFVFSNICDVARNLASIYKRNFPEAFVEYLHLPQNSTSPAVVGYLQGELRRLADAFAQSFGLEVTDAALAKSIETYNTLRARLRALYRLRIEAPEKLSTVELYLALRAATLARPEDTLGWLGDLVAALPGRPTRRQDRMRVVLEGAFCEQPPLGLLEVLEEAGCYVVEDDLLLGWRWFTADVAADGDPFERLAAAYVNQAAPSSTRHEGRQHRSAGLIDKVRRSGADAVVFAPAKFCEPALFDYVLMKQGLERAGIPHLVVEFEEKMWTFERTRNEIETFVESMLFD; the protein is encoded by the coding sequence ATGACGGTTGACGCCATCATCGAGCATTGCCGGGCCGTCGTCGCCGAGCCGCTGGGCGCCGTCGCCGAACGCTGGAAGGCGGCTCACCCCGGTGGCCGCGCGGTGGCCGTCTACCCGGTGTGGGCGCCCGCGGAGGTGATCCATGCGGCGGGCATGCTGCCGCTCGCGCTCCTGGGCGGAGGCACCTCGGTCGAGCTGACCCACGCCGACGCGCGCTTTCAGTCCTTCGTGTGCTCGATCGCCAAGTCCAGCCTGGAGCTGGGCTTTCAGGGGCTGGTCCGAGGCGTGGACGGCTTCGTGTTCTCGAACATCTGCGACGTCGCCCGCAACCTCGCCTCGATCTACAAGCGGAACTTCCCCGAGGCCTTCGTGGAGTACCTGCACCTGCCGCAGAACTCCACCTCGCCGGCCGTCGTCGGGTATCTCCAGGGGGAGCTCCGGCGGCTGGCCGACGCCTTCGCGCAGAGCTTCGGTCTCGAGGTCACGGACGCGGCGCTGGCCAAGTCCATCGAGACCTACAACACGCTCCGCGCCCGGCTACGCGCCCTGTACAGGCTGCGCATCGAGGCGCCCGAGAAGCTCTCCACCGTGGAGCTCTACCTCGCGCTGCGCGCGGCCACGCTGGCGCGGCCCGAGGACACGCTGGGCTGGCTGGGCGACCTGGTGGCGGCCCTGCCCGGCCGGCCGACCCGCCGTCAGGACCGGATGCGCGTGGTCCTCGAGGGCGCGTTCTGCGAGCAGCCGCCCCTCGGCTTGCTCGAAGTGCTGGAGGAGGCCGGCTGTTACGTCGTGGAGGACGACTTGCTCCTCGGCTGGCGCTGGTTCACCGCCGACGTCGCCGCCGACGGCGACCCCTTCGAGCGCCTGGCCGCAGCCTACGTGAACCAGGCCGCGCCCTCGTCCACCCGGCACGAGGGGCGGCAGCACCGCTCGGCCGGTCTCATCGACAAGGTCCGCCGCTCGGGGGCGGACGCGGTCGTCTTCGCGCCGGCGAAGTTCTGCGAGCCGGCCCTCTTCGACTACGTGCTCATGAAGCAGGGCCTGGAGCGGGCCGGCATCCCGCATCTCGTCGTGGAGTTCGAGGAGAAGATGTGGACCTTCGAGCGCACCCGCAACGAGATCGAGACGTTCGTGGAGTCCATGCTGTTCGACTGA
- a CDS encoding 2-hydroxyacyl-CoA dehydratase family protein translates to MAEAVTERQYQGRVHQRSRQLMSAWMSELARAEAEGVPTGALMISGNCVELLRACHVLPMFPEVTALQNAIRKKSLPLILKAEQAGYSSDNCAYVKADIGLFLDGGMGPGKPIPFPTITVCNYVGCNVYVKWFEHLADVSGSRLFVLDTPFARTPEPTPGDVRYVVSQLEELITLCESVSGKKFDIDYLREILGHAARAEAGYARCKHLTRHRPAPFDAYFDSINMMGPINVLRGTREAAEFFDEAVAEFEELVTQGLGPLSEERFRTVVEGPPPYPYYKSFRNLFTRWGAVAVQSTYSTVGGIWEWGFRHDPQRPLESIAEQMLRENLTNRSITARYGQIKRYVEEWEADALVIHSIKSCRLFSAGQGDMRDYFTRELGVPTLLVESDLEDPRYYAEAQLRNRIDAFFEALEHKKLVGAGH, encoded by the coding sequence ATGGCCGAGGCAGTCACGGAACGGCAGTACCAGGGACGGGTCCACCAGCGTTCCCGCCAGCTGATGTCGGCCTGGATGAGCGAGCTGGCCCGCGCCGAGGCCGAGGGCGTGCCCACCGGCGCCCTGATGATCTCCGGCAACTGCGTGGAGCTGCTGAGGGCCTGTCACGTCCTACCCATGTTTCCCGAGGTCACCGCGCTCCAGAACGCCATCCGCAAGAAGTCGCTGCCCCTCATCCTCAAGGCCGAGCAGGCCGGCTACTCCTCCGACAACTGCGCCTATGTCAAAGCCGACATCGGCCTCTTCCTGGACGGGGGCATGGGACCAGGCAAGCCCATCCCCTTTCCCACCATCACCGTGTGCAACTACGTGGGCTGCAACGTCTACGTGAAGTGGTTCGAGCATCTGGCCGACGTGTCGGGCTCCCGGCTCTTCGTCCTCGACACCCCCTTCGCCCGCACGCCCGAGCCGACCCCGGGGGATGTCCGCTACGTGGTGAGCCAGCTCGAGGAGCTCATCACGCTGTGCGAATCGGTCAGCGGCAAGAAGTTCGACATCGACTATCTGCGCGAGATCCTGGGTCACGCCGCCCGCGCCGAGGCGGGCTACGCCCGCTGCAAGCACCTCACCCGCCACCGTCCCGCTCCCTTCGACGCCTACTTCGACTCCATCAACATGATGGGCCCCATCAACGTTCTGCGGGGCACGCGGGAAGCGGCCGAGTTTTTCGACGAGGCCGTGGCCGAGTTCGAAGAGCTGGTGACCCAGGGCTTGGGACCGCTCAGCGAGGAGCGGTTCCGTACCGTGGTGGAGGGACCGCCTCCGTACCCCTACTACAAGAGCTTCCGCAACCTCTTCACCCGGTGGGGCGCCGTGGCCGTGCAGTCCACCTACTCGACGGTCGGCGGGATCTGGGAGTGGGGCTTCCGCCACGACCCGCAGCGTCCCCTGGAGTCGATCGCCGAGCAGATGCTGCGGGAAAACCTCACCAACCGCTCCATCACCGCCCGCTACGGCCAGATCAAGCGGTACGTCGAGGAATGGGAGGCCGACGCCCTGGTCATCCACTCGATCAAGTCTTGTCGCCTGTTCTCGGCGGGTCAGGGCGACATGCGCGATTACTTCACCCGGGAGCTGGGCGTACCGACGCTCCTGGTCGAATCCGATCTCGAGGATCCGCGCTACTACGCGGAGGCCCAGCTGCGGAACCGGATCGACGCTTTTTTCGAGGCCCTCGAGCACAAGAAGCTCGTGGGGGCGGGCCACTGA
- a CDS encoding molybdopterin-dependent oxidoreductase, translating to MRDKTPATVEKVPVYCYQCVAGPDLLKVVVRDGVAVGVEPNGDVAAEHPAGGKVCVRAYGLVQKLYNPARVRTPLKRTNPRKGRDESPGWQAISWEEALDLLAQRLRALRATGLVDEAGYPRLAVTFGSGGIAPAYLGTFAAFLAAWGPIDQGIGSGQGVKCYHSEHLYGEFWHRAFTVAADTPRCDFVLSFGYNGDASGGVTGVHRHAEARARGITWVQFEPHLSVTGAGATEWVPIRPKTDAAVLLAILHVILHERDWRAVCDVPFLERMTASAYLVGPGGYYLRDPETRKPLVWDRDRERPVPFDDPACARPALHGEFIAAGLEMGPDGAERSVCERVRPAFAHLIDHVSGYTPEWASAIADVPAATIRRLAGEYLAHANVGATIAIEGTIYPYRPVAILLGKTVTNGWGGYECCWARTVLAAVVGALEVPGGILGTTVRLNRPAQNRLDSVRPGPDGFMEQPLNDTGRDRWQAAPHVRNAYRTLVPLADHSPWSAALGPAHLPWLFMESPPEQWPAPTVPDVWIIYRTNPAISNWETGRIERALERFPFVAAFAYTQDETNWYADLLLPEATDLESLQLYRVGGTKYIEQYWEHTGWALRQPVTRPPYDTRDLTDVATELAARTGLLDAYLTALNRGAGTTVPLTGDHYDYAFAPGARPSADEIWDRVCRAATRSLSKGAVERDLAWFKQHGAFFVPFPTRQYYLHGAMAARGLRYELPYQERIKRLGHELGARLHERGIKWWDVQLDEYQALPPWKDFPGIWRGTAAAHGRSAEDFPFWLLTSRSMQYSWGANVSLPILAEVARRVSGHFGVMLNRRAAGRLGIADGDLVEIESPTGTTRGRAILREGVRPDVVVVLQQFGHWTTPFARDLGMPNLNQVATMDLALTDATGSGADLVPVAVRRAG from the coding sequence ATGAGGGACAAGACGCCGGCCACCGTCGAGAAGGTCCCCGTCTACTGCTATCAGTGCGTGGCCGGTCCCGATCTCCTGAAGGTCGTGGTCCGTGACGGCGTGGCCGTCGGCGTCGAGCCCAACGGCGATGTGGCCGCCGAGCACCCGGCCGGCGGCAAGGTGTGCGTGCGGGCCTACGGCCTCGTCCAGAAGCTCTACAATCCGGCGCGGGTCAGGACGCCGCTCAAGCGCACCAACCCCCGCAAGGGCCGCGACGAGTCACCGGGCTGGCAGGCGATCTCCTGGGAGGAGGCGCTCGACCTGCTCGCCCAGCGCCTGCGGGCCCTGCGGGCCACGGGCCTCGTCGACGAGGCGGGCTACCCGCGGCTGGCCGTCACTTTCGGCTCGGGCGGCATCGCCCCGGCATACCTGGGCACCTTCGCGGCCTTCCTCGCCGCCTGGGGCCCCATCGACCAGGGCATCGGCAGCGGGCAGGGCGTCAAGTGCTATCACTCCGAGCATCTCTACGGGGAGTTCTGGCACCGAGCCTTCACCGTCGCGGCCGACACACCCCGCTGCGACTTCGTGCTGTCCTTCGGCTACAACGGCGACGCCTCCGGCGGTGTCACCGGTGTGCACCGCCACGCCGAGGCGCGGGCCCGCGGCATCACCTGGGTGCAGTTCGAACCCCACCTCTCGGTCACCGGCGCCGGCGCTACCGAGTGGGTGCCGATCCGCCCCAAGACCGACGCCGCCGTGCTGCTGGCGATCCTCCACGTGATCTTGCACGAGCGGGACTGGCGCGCCGTCTGTGATGTCCCCTTCCTCGAGCGAATGACCGCTTCCGCCTATCTGGTCGGACCCGGCGGCTATTACCTGCGCGATCCGGAGACCCGAAAGCCACTCGTGTGGGATCGGGACCGCGAGCGACCGGTGCCCTTCGACGATCCGGCATGCGCGCGGCCGGCCCTGCACGGCGAGTTCATCGCGGCCGGGCTGGAAATGGGCCCCGATGGCGCCGAGCGCAGCGTGTGCGAGCGCGTCCGGCCGGCCTTCGCGCACCTGATCGACCACGTGAGCGGGTACACGCCGGAGTGGGCGTCGGCGATCGCCGACGTCCCCGCCGCCACGATCCGGCGCCTCGCCGGCGAGTACCTCGCTCACGCCAACGTCGGCGCCACCATTGCGATCGAGGGCACGATCTATCCCTACCGTCCGGTCGCTATCCTGCTCGGCAAGACCGTCACCAACGGCTGGGGCGGCTACGAGTGCTGTTGGGCACGCACGGTGCTGGCCGCCGTGGTCGGAGCGCTCGAGGTGCCCGGGGGCATTCTCGGCACTACGGTGAGGCTCAACCGCCCCGCCCAGAACCGGCTCGACTCCGTGCGGCCGGGACCCGACGGCTTCATGGAGCAACCCCTCAATGACACCGGCCGTGATCGATGGCAGGCCGCCCCCCACGTCCGCAACGCCTACCGCACGCTGGTGCCGCTCGCGGATCACTCACCGTGGTCGGCGGCGCTCGGGCCCGCCCATTTGCCCTGGCTCTTCATGGAGAGCCCGCCCGAGCAGTGGCCGGCCCCCACCGTGCCCGACGTGTGGATCATCTACCGCACCAACCCGGCCATCTCCAACTGGGAGACGGGGCGGATCGAGCGTGCGCTGGAGCGCTTCCCGTTCGTCGCTGCCTTCGCCTACACGCAGGACGAGACCAACTGGTACGCCGATCTCCTGCTACCGGAGGCCACCGACCTCGAGTCGCTTCAGCTCTACCGCGTGGGCGGCACCAAGTACATCGAGCAGTACTGGGAGCACACGGGTTGGGCGCTCCGTCAGCCGGTGACGCGCCCGCCGTACGACACCCGCGATCTCACCGATGTCGCCACCGAGCTGGCCGCCCGGACCGGCCTGCTCGACGCCTATCTGACGGCGCTCAACCGCGGCGCCGGCACCACCGTGCCGCTCACCGGCGACCACTACGACTACGCCTTCGCGCCGGGCGCAAGGCCGTCGGCGGACGAGATCTGGGACCGCGTGTGCCGGGCAGCCACCCGCTCGCTCAGCAAGGGCGCCGTTGAGCGCGACCTGGCCTGGTTCAAGCAGCACGGCGCCTTCTTCGTGCCGTTCCCGACGCGGCAGTACTACCTGCACGGCGCGATGGCGGCCAGAGGCCTTCGCTACGAGCTCCCCTACCAGGAGCGGATCAAGCGGCTGGGCCACGAGCTGGGCGCGCGCCTGCACGAGCGCGGCATCAAGTGGTGGGACGTGCAGCTCGACGAGTATCAGGCGCTGCCGCCGTGGAAGGACTTCCCCGGGATCTGGAGGGGGACGGCCGCCGCGCACGGGCGGAGCGCCGAGGACTTCCCGTTCTGGCTGCTGACCAGCCGGAGCATGCAGTACTCCTGGGGGGCCAACGTCTCGCTGCCCATCCTGGCCGAGGTCGCCCGCCGCGTCAGCGGCCACTTCGGCGTCATGCTCAACCGGCGCGCCGCCGGCCGCCTCGGCATCGCGGACGGCGATCTCGTCGAGATCGAGTCACCCACCGGCACCACGCGCGGGCGAGCCATCCTGCGTGAAGGCGTCCGTCCCGACGTGGTCGTCGTGCTGCAGCAGTTTGGCCACTGGACCACGCCGTTCGCGCGAGACCTGGGTATGCCCAATCTCAACCAGGTCGCGACGATGGATCTGGCCCTGACCGACGCCACGGGCAGCGGCGCCGATCTCGTTCCCGTCGCCGTCCGGAGGGCCGGCTGA
- a CDS encoding 4Fe-4S dicluster domain-containing protein, with amino-acid sequence MRWGMVIDLRRCVGCQTCTIACKQEHGLPADYQWRFVADCEVGEYPDVRRVFLPMQCMHCAEPPCVPVCPTGASRQRPDGIVWVAYDACVGCGYCAVACPYQARHLMHDACGYFASPTPSEEAVARPERRGVMTKCTFCKERVDAGVARGLQPGVDADATPMCAVACIADAILFGDLDDPTSRVARLAGAGRAVPLLPECGTQPSVFYVVE; translated from the coding sequence ATGCGCTGGGGCATGGTGATCGACCTGCGCCGCTGCGTCGGCTGCCAGACCTGCACCATTGCCTGCAAGCAGGAGCACGGTCTGCCCGCCGACTACCAGTGGCGCTTCGTCGCCGACTGTGAGGTGGGCGAGTACCCGGACGTGCGCCGCGTGTTCCTGCCCATGCAGTGCATGCACTGCGCCGAGCCGCCGTGTGTGCCCGTCTGCCCGACCGGCGCCTCGCGCCAGCGGCCCGACGGCATCGTCTGGGTCGCCTACGACGCCTGCGTGGGATGTGGCTACTGCGCGGTGGCGTGCCCCTACCAGGCCCGGCACCTCATGCACGACGCCTGCGGCTACTTCGCGTCGCCCACGCCCTCCGAGGAGGCCGTGGCGCGCCCGGAGCGCCGGGGCGTGATGACGAAGTGCACCTTCTGCAAGGAGCGCGTCGACGCCGGCGTCGCCCGCGGCCTGCAGCCCGGCGTGGACGCCGACGCCACGCCAATGTGCGCCGTCGCCTGCATCGCCGACGCGATCCTGTTCGGCGACCTGGACGATCCCACGAGCCGCGTGGCCCGGCTGGCCGGCGCCGGCCGCGCCGTGCCGCTCCTGCCCGAGTGTGGCACGCAACCCTCGGTGTTCTACGTGGTGGAGTGA
- a CDS encoding DmsC/YnfH family molybdoenzyme membrane anchor subunit: MRSFDTWTPATLIPVRPQRLWGAPAVANFAAGALGAGFYLAAAVTAHFRPAPALTLASWLGPALVLAGFLAVATEAGRPLRGPRVLARLSTSWMSRELWAGGAFAVLAAAEFVVPGPGPRLLATLAAAGLVLAQGFMLRRARGVPAWNTPVMPLVSLVSAVVAGTGLLTLADVLAGGTPSGARLFAVIALALGAGIVWLGYVTWYGDEASLSATRALREGGGAIAVVAGGYVFPLLVAAVGLIIPEAARIAAALAGTLMMAAQVQAKALVILQAGLLRPITVPHLRLDRRPS; the protein is encoded by the coding sequence GTGAGGAGCTTCGACACCTGGACTCCGGCCACGCTCATCCCCGTGCGCCCCCAGCGGCTCTGGGGCGCCCCGGCCGTCGCCAACTTCGCCGCCGGCGCCCTGGGCGCCGGCTTCTACCTGGCCGCCGCCGTCACCGCACACTTCCGGCCGGCGCCGGCGCTCACGCTGGCCTCGTGGTTGGGGCCGGCGCTGGTGCTGGCCGGGTTCCTGGCGGTGGCCACCGAAGCCGGCCGGCCCTTGCGCGGCCCTCGCGTGCTGGCGCGTCTGTCGACCTCCTGGATGTCGCGGGAGCTGTGGGCGGGCGGCGCCTTCGCCGTGCTGGCCGCAGCTGAGTTCGTCGTTCCTGGCCCGGGCCCGCGGCTGCTCGCTACCCTCGCGGCCGCCGGCCTCGTCCTGGCCCAGGGCTTCATGCTGCGCCGCGCCCGTGGCGTCCCCGCCTGGAATACGCCCGTCATGCCGCTGGTGAGCCTCGTCTCGGCGGTGGTCGCGGGCACCGGGCTGCTCACGCTCGCCGACGTCCTGGCGGGCGGAACGCCGAGCGGGGCCAGGCTCTTCGCCGTGATCGCGCTCGCCCTGGGCGCCGGCATCGTCTGGCTCGGCTACGTGACCTGGTATGGCGACGAGGCATCGTTGTCGGCTACGCGCGCGCTGCGGGAGGGCGGCGGCGCCATCGCGGTGGTGGCCGGCGGCTACGTGTTCCCGCTCCTCGTGGCCGCCGTCGGCCTGATCATCCCCGAGGCGGCGCGGATTGCCGCGGCCCTGGCCGGTACCCTCATGATGGCCGCACAGGTGCAGGCCAAGGCCCTGGTCATCCTCCAGGCCGGCCTGCTCCGACCCATCACCGTCCCCCACCTCAGGCTCGACAGGAGACCATCATGA
- a CDS encoding acyl-CoA dehydratase activase, whose translation MILGAGVDVGSTQTKAVLVDSARRIVGRALIDTGANVTRAGETAFVRACQTAGIDREAIAYVVGTGYGRYKVTFGDAQITEITCHARGAHFLFPRTRTVIDMGGQDTKAIKVGPDGSVVDFSMNDKCAAGTGRFLSAAADVTGLPLAEIGLRALEAKNPVRLTSVCTVFVESDIMSYLAQRKTIEDILGGVHKAIATRTMALVRRVGVDDEVTFTGGVSRNVGMVRALEAVLGRSINVSDDGHFMGALGAALFALERAEAAAAAPPTTAHGPAAEPASAAPGVREA comes from the coding sequence ATGATCCTCGGCGCCGGAGTCGACGTGGGCTCCACCCAGACCAAGGCCGTGCTCGTCGACAGCGCCCGACGCATCGTCGGCCGCGCGCTGATCGATACGGGCGCCAACGTCACGCGTGCCGGTGAGACGGCCTTCGTGCGCGCCTGCCAGACCGCCGGGATCGACCGCGAGGCCATCGCCTACGTCGTGGGCACCGGGTACGGCCGCTACAAGGTCACCTTCGGCGATGCCCAGATCACCGAGATCACCTGCCATGCTCGCGGGGCGCACTTCCTCTTCCCGCGCACGAGGACCGTCATCGACATGGGCGGGCAGGACACCAAGGCCATCAAGGTCGGCCCGGACGGCTCGGTCGTCGACTTCTCGATGAACGACAAGTGCGCGGCCGGCACCGGGCGCTTCCTCTCGGCGGCGGCCGACGTCACCGGCCTGCCCCTCGCCGAGATCGGCCTGCGCGCGCTGGAGGCCAAGAACCCCGTCCGCCTGACCTCGGTCTGCACCGTCTTCGTGGAATCCGACATCATGTCCTACCTGGCTCAACGCAAGACGATCGAGGACATCCTGGGCGGCGTCCACAAGGCGATCGCCACGCGGACGATGGCCCTCGTGCGACGCGTGGGCGTGGACGACGAGGTCACCTTCACCGGCGGTGTCTCGCGCAACGTCGGGATGGTGCGCGCGCTGGAAGCCGTGCTCGGCCGCTCTATCAACGTCAGCGACGACGGCCACTTCATGGGTGCTCTCGGTGCCGCTCTGTTCGCGCTGGAGCGGGCCGAGGCGGCCGCCGCCGCGCCGCCCACCACCGCCCACGGACCAGCCGCGGAGCCCGCCAGCGCGGCCCCGGGAGTGCGGGAGGCCTGA
- a CDS encoding acyl-CoA dehydratase activase: MLVAGIDIGSGTTKCVLVDAEGIRRGRAQVRTKADFEHVAGEALAASLADAGADFQALAYVATTGLGRYAVAARDIQITDLTCGARGAAAVFPSTRYVLDIGAQCSRAIKLREGGKVKEFHMNEKCAAGSGGFLERAAKYLEVAVSDIGRLSLGAGRPQPISSVCAVLAESEIINHVSEGVGVENILRGIHNSLADRALALLKRVGLDGEVTFIGGVARQEGMVHALRDKLGIAVNVADEPQFITALGAALLGLQRFRKRQAAAAA, from the coding sequence ATGCTCGTGGCTGGGATCGACATCGGCTCGGGAACGACCAAGTGCGTGCTCGTCGACGCCGAAGGCATCCGGCGCGGGCGCGCCCAGGTGCGCACCAAGGCGGACTTCGAGCACGTGGCCGGCGAGGCGCTGGCCGCGAGCCTCGCCGACGCCGGCGCCGACTTTCAGGCGCTGGCCTACGTGGCCACCACCGGGCTGGGGCGCTATGCCGTCGCGGCGCGCGACATTCAGATCACCGACCTCACCTGCGGCGCCCGGGGGGCCGCCGCCGTGTTCCCCAGCACCCGTTACGTGCTCGACATCGGCGCTCAGTGCTCGCGGGCCATCAAGCTCCGTGAGGGCGGCAAGGTCAAAGAGTTCCACATGAACGAGAAGTGCGCGGCCGGTTCCGGCGGCTTTCTCGAGCGGGCGGCCAAGTACCTCGAGGTCGCCGTGTCCGACATCGGTCGGCTGTCCCTCGGCGCCGGCCGGCCACAGCCTATCTCCAGCGTCTGCGCCGTGCTGGCCGAGTCGGAGATCATCAACCACGTCTCCGAGGGCGTCGGCGTGGAGAACATCCTGCGCGGCATCCACAACTCGCTGGCCGACCGCGCCCTGGCCCTCCTCAAGCGCGTGGGCCTGGATGGCGAGGTCACCTTCATCGGGGGCGTGGCCCGTCAGGAAGGCATGGTCCACGCCCTCCGCGACAAGCTCGGTATCGCCGTCAACGTGGCCGACGAGCCGCAGTTCATCACGGCGCTGGGGGCCGCCCTCCTGGGGCTGCAGCGCTTCCGCAAGCGGCAAGCCGCCGCGGCGGCCTGA